Proteins found in one Brachypodium distachyon strain Bd21 chromosome 5, Brachypodium_distachyon_v3.0, whole genome shotgun sequence genomic segment:
- the LOC100824959 gene encoding uncharacterized protein LOC100824959 isoform X2: protein MDAYRRFAGSGDAPPTPQQQQQQHLPPPSHPNPNGWYPGPAPPYHAPHPNHPYPPQQHQWGHPPPPDIQHQHRPPQPLPQYTYQPQPPPMQPPPPPAPGNPWPPHHAGAQPPAPSYPPPLPGQAWTNHSWAQNDGYTGLANEDDWATKAKEWAAAKSGTQNHQIQQHVMPTNRTEVHHYGGYHDQYQHSAGVPAEPLHPPIPQSNSDQLPFQMTGQSRETNYLLDRGPMAPPPKSFSSFPSTYEQEVSYNYSSAPVNGDAMLQYPSSQQAQTAPAASAVQDGFPRGTPSMPGHGGQSFRMMVDPSDQPLEFNSRKPDMAVHQAVNINSTVPTGVSEHDTVASTQSWGPSAVGYFPRAPVPPQMDPSVHAAPLFGAVAGSNYVPPAAFGFGSVTEAFPTDASTLFNVAERSKKPPVPNWLREELLKKKSTPVSASVQHSTNFNSMESEDAAELVKRADQTDSRSIGPAKLTEDDDADEDEIEEARMAAINKEIKRVLTEVLLKVTDDLFDEIATKVLNEDDSSTEPNDSTRVSSLKERDLGEPKAKSTAKVVVSAKPANISSIDHLDGTGLSSPKGALLGLASYDSDDSDDDEGEKSIDGERHMNHSESAAIQSVSSGDDKKSNVEGSQRKANAESERELHIDDTQNGEFPLEAKTSIQPINEKAHGHADVDCQNGKASSTNHAENNNNNNAESTHRHLARSIHEEDLVKDAKLVHRKDLESSITEKYNDGDNHSMHGNIDKKGIKEEKGSGRYAKHGLDERNNAKGDRKDFPEDARERKRDSADRRDKRKDGNDDRSRQIMKSSASHSSRRSRSPSGRSHTRKESSSHVRRSVSSDEPSDHVKKRKTHSRKDSMSPSPPRSRNRRVSRSPHSKHSHRRHSPYSSAERKKRSRSRTPVKRR, encoded by the exons aTGGACGCGTACCGCCGCTtcgccggctccggcgacgcgccgccgacgccgcagcagcagcagcagcagcaccttcctcctccctcccacCCCAACCCCAACGGCTGGTACCCCGGGCCCGCGCCGCCGTACCACGCTCCCCACCCCAACCACCCCTACCCTCCCCAGCAGCACCAGTGGGGCCACCCGCCGCCCCCCGAcatccagcaccagcaccgTCCTCCACAGCCTCTGCCGCAGTACACGTACCAGCCCCAGCCCCCGCcgatgcagccgccgccgcctcccgctccaGGGAACCCCTGGCCTCCTCACCACGCCGGGGCCCAGCCCCCGGCTCCGAGCTACCCACCGCCCCTTCCGGGTCAG GCATGGACAAATCATTCATGGGCTCAAAACGATGGATACACAG GGCTTGCCAATGAAGATGATTGGGCTACAAAGGCGAAGGAGTGGGCAGCTGCTAAATCTGGTACACAGAACCACCAGATTCAGCAGCATGTCATGCCCACAAATAGAACAGAAGTTCACCATTATGGTGGTTACCATGATCAGTATCAGCATTCAGCTGGTGTGCCTGCAGAACCTTTACACCCACCAATTCCTCAATCAAATAGCGACCAGTTGCCGTTTCAAATGACAGGTCAATCGAGGGAAACAAATTATTTGCTAG ATAGAGGTCCAATGGCGCCACCACCGAAGAGTTTCAGTTCATTTCCATCCACATATGAGCAGGAGGTATCTTATAATTATTCTTCTGCTCCAG TTAATGGGGATGCTATGCTTCAATATCCAAGCTCACAACAAGCTCAGACAGCTCCAGCTGCCTCAGCAGTTCAAGATGGATTTCCTCGAGGGACTCCTAGTATGCCTGGGCATGGTGGACAGTCCTTCAGGATGATGGTTGATCCCAGTGACCAACCTTTGGAATTCAATAGCAGGAAACCTGATATGGCAGTACATCAAGCAGTAAATATCAATTCTACTGTTCCAACAGGAGTGTCCGAACATGACACAGTAGCATCGACTCAATCATGGGGCCCATCTGCAGTTGGATATTTCCCTCGAGCTCCAGTACCACCACAG ATGGATCCATCTGTACATGCTGCTCCACTGTTTGGAGCAGTCGCTGGTTCAAACTATGTTCCACCTGCAGCATTTGGTTTTGGTAGTGTAACTGAAGCATTCCCTACAGATGCAAGCACTCTTTTCAATGTTGCAGAACGGTCAAAGAAA CCTCCAGTACCTAACTGGCTTCGAGAAGAACTTCTAAAGAAAAAATCCACTCCAGTGAGTGCTTCAGTGCAACACTCGACAAATTTCAATTCCATGGAATCTGAAGATGCCGCAGAACTAGTAAAGAGAGCTGACCAAACTGACAGTAGAAGCATTGGTCCAGCTAAATTAACTGAGGATGATGACGCTGATGAG GATGAAATCGAAGAAGCCCGGATGGCAGCAATCAACAAGGAAATTAAGCGCGTGTTAACTGAAGTTCTCTTAAAG GTCACTGATGATCTTTTTGACGAGATCGCAACCAAAGTTTTGAATGAAGACGATTCATCAACTGAAC CCAATGATTCCACTAGGGTCTCTAGCTTAAAGGAGCGTGATCTGGGAGAGCCAAAAGCCAAGTCCACAGCTAAAGTTGTTGTGTCTGCCAAGCCAGCCAACATTAGTTCTATTGATCATCTAGATGGTACTGGGTTAAGTTCCCCTAAAGGTGCTCTTCTCGGTCTTGCTAGTTATGATTCAGATGATTCAGATGACGATGAAG GTGAGAAAAGCATTGATGGTGAACGACACATGAATCATAGTGAAAGTGCTGCAATCCAAAGTGTTTCATCAGGAGACGATAAAAAATCCAATGTCGAGGGATCTCAAAGAAAGGCAAATGCAGAATCTGAAAGAGAGCTACATATTGATGACACACAGAATGGAGAATTTCCTTTAGAAGCCAAAACTTCTATCCAGCCGATAAATGAAAAGGCACATGGGCACGCAGACGTAGATTGCCAAAATGGAAAGGCCTCTTCCACCAATCAtgctgaaaataataataataataatgcaGAGAGTACTCACAGGCATTTGGCAAGGAGCATCCATGAGGAAGACCTTGTAAAAGATGCAAAGCTTGTCCATAGAAAAGACCTTGAGTCTTCTATAACTGAAAAGTATAATGATGGTGACAACCATAGCATGCATGGAAATATTGATAAAAAGGGTATCAAGGAGGAAAAAGGTTCTGGCAGGTATGCAAAACATGGACTGGATGAAAGGAACAATGCCAAAGGAGATCGGAAGGACTTTCCAGAAGAtgcgagagagagaaagagggaTAGCGCTGATAGAAGAGACAAACGGAAAGATGGGAATGACGATAGATCAAGGCAAATTATGAAGAGCTCAGCTAGTCATAGCAGCAGAAGATCACGATCACCAAGTGGGAGAAGTCACACTAGGAAGGAGAGCTCTTCACATGTTCGACGTAGTGTTTCAAGTGATGAGCCTTCGGATCATGTTAAAAAGAG AAAGACTCATTCACGTAAAGATAGCATGTCTCCCTCACCTCCAAGATCTAGGAACAG ACGAGTTTCGCGGTCTCCACATAGCAAGCATTCTCATCGCAGGCATTCACCTTATTCATCTGCCGAGAG GAAGAAGCGATCCAGATCCAGAACTCCGGTTAAAAGGAGATAG
- the LOC100824959 gene encoding eukaryotic translation initiation factor 4 gamma isoform X1 has translation MDAYRRFAGSGDAPPTPQQQQQQHLPPPSHPNPNGWYPGPAPPYHAPHPNHPYPPQQHQWGHPPPPDIQHQHRPPQPLPQYTYQPQPPPMQPPPPPAPGNPWPPHHAGAQPPAPSYPPPLPGQAWTNHSWAQNDGYTGLANEDDWATKAKEWAAAKSGTQNHQIQQHVMPTNRTEVHHYGGYHDQYQHSAGVPAEPLHPPIPQSNSDQLPFQMTGQSRETNYLLDRGPMAPPPKSFSSFPSTYEQEVSYNYSSAPAVNGDAMLQYPSSQQAQTAPAASAVQDGFPRGTPSMPGHGGQSFRMMVDPSDQPLEFNSRKPDMAVHQAVNINSTVPTGVSEHDTVASTQSWGPSAVGYFPRAPVPPQMDPSVHAAPLFGAVAGSNYVPPAAFGFGSVTEAFPTDASTLFNVAERSKKPPVPNWLREELLKKKSTPVSASVQHSTNFNSMESEDAAELVKRADQTDSRSIGPAKLTEDDDADEDEIEEARMAAINKEIKRVLTEVLLKVTDDLFDEIATKVLNEDDSSTEPNDSTRVSSLKERDLGEPKAKSTAKVVVSAKPANISSIDHLDGTGLSSPKGALLGLASYDSDDSDDDEGEKSIDGERHMNHSESAAIQSVSSGDDKKSNVEGSQRKANAESERELHIDDTQNGEFPLEAKTSIQPINEKAHGHADVDCQNGKASSTNHAENNNNNNAESTHRHLARSIHEEDLVKDAKLVHRKDLESSITEKYNDGDNHSMHGNIDKKGIKEEKGSGRYAKHGLDERNNAKGDRKDFPEDARERKRDSADRRDKRKDGNDDRSRQIMKSSASHSSRRSRSPSGRSHTRKESSSHVRRSVSSDEPSDHVKKRKTHSRKDSMSPSPPRSRNRRVSRSPHSKHSHRRHSPYSSAERKKRSRSRTPVKRR, from the exons aTGGACGCGTACCGCCGCTtcgccggctccggcgacgcgccgccgacgccgcagcagcagcagcagcagcaccttcctcctccctcccacCCCAACCCCAACGGCTGGTACCCCGGGCCCGCGCCGCCGTACCACGCTCCCCACCCCAACCACCCCTACCCTCCCCAGCAGCACCAGTGGGGCCACCCGCCGCCCCCCGAcatccagcaccagcaccgTCCTCCACAGCCTCTGCCGCAGTACACGTACCAGCCCCAGCCCCCGCcgatgcagccgccgccgcctcccgctccaGGGAACCCCTGGCCTCCTCACCACGCCGGGGCCCAGCCCCCGGCTCCGAGCTACCCACCGCCCCTTCCGGGTCAG GCATGGACAAATCATTCATGGGCTCAAAACGATGGATACACAG GGCTTGCCAATGAAGATGATTGGGCTACAAAGGCGAAGGAGTGGGCAGCTGCTAAATCTGGTACACAGAACCACCAGATTCAGCAGCATGTCATGCCCACAAATAGAACAGAAGTTCACCATTATGGTGGTTACCATGATCAGTATCAGCATTCAGCTGGTGTGCCTGCAGAACCTTTACACCCACCAATTCCTCAATCAAATAGCGACCAGTTGCCGTTTCAAATGACAGGTCAATCGAGGGAAACAAATTATTTGCTAG ATAGAGGTCCAATGGCGCCACCACCGAAGAGTTTCAGTTCATTTCCATCCACATATGAGCAGGAGGTATCTTATAATTATTCTTCTGCTCCAG CAGTTAATGGGGATGCTATGCTTCAATATCCAAGCTCACAACAAGCTCAGACAGCTCCAGCTGCCTCAGCAGTTCAAGATGGATTTCCTCGAGGGACTCCTAGTATGCCTGGGCATGGTGGACAGTCCTTCAGGATGATGGTTGATCCCAGTGACCAACCTTTGGAATTCAATAGCAGGAAACCTGATATGGCAGTACATCAAGCAGTAAATATCAATTCTACTGTTCCAACAGGAGTGTCCGAACATGACACAGTAGCATCGACTCAATCATGGGGCCCATCTGCAGTTGGATATTTCCCTCGAGCTCCAGTACCACCACAG ATGGATCCATCTGTACATGCTGCTCCACTGTTTGGAGCAGTCGCTGGTTCAAACTATGTTCCACCTGCAGCATTTGGTTTTGGTAGTGTAACTGAAGCATTCCCTACAGATGCAAGCACTCTTTTCAATGTTGCAGAACGGTCAAAGAAA CCTCCAGTACCTAACTGGCTTCGAGAAGAACTTCTAAAGAAAAAATCCACTCCAGTGAGTGCTTCAGTGCAACACTCGACAAATTTCAATTCCATGGAATCTGAAGATGCCGCAGAACTAGTAAAGAGAGCTGACCAAACTGACAGTAGAAGCATTGGTCCAGCTAAATTAACTGAGGATGATGACGCTGATGAG GATGAAATCGAAGAAGCCCGGATGGCAGCAATCAACAAGGAAATTAAGCGCGTGTTAACTGAAGTTCTCTTAAAG GTCACTGATGATCTTTTTGACGAGATCGCAACCAAAGTTTTGAATGAAGACGATTCATCAACTGAAC CCAATGATTCCACTAGGGTCTCTAGCTTAAAGGAGCGTGATCTGGGAGAGCCAAAAGCCAAGTCCACAGCTAAAGTTGTTGTGTCTGCCAAGCCAGCCAACATTAGTTCTATTGATCATCTAGATGGTACTGGGTTAAGTTCCCCTAAAGGTGCTCTTCTCGGTCTTGCTAGTTATGATTCAGATGATTCAGATGACGATGAAG GTGAGAAAAGCATTGATGGTGAACGACACATGAATCATAGTGAAAGTGCTGCAATCCAAAGTGTTTCATCAGGAGACGATAAAAAATCCAATGTCGAGGGATCTCAAAGAAAGGCAAATGCAGAATCTGAAAGAGAGCTACATATTGATGACACACAGAATGGAGAATTTCCTTTAGAAGCCAAAACTTCTATCCAGCCGATAAATGAAAAGGCACATGGGCACGCAGACGTAGATTGCCAAAATGGAAAGGCCTCTTCCACCAATCAtgctgaaaataataataataataatgcaGAGAGTACTCACAGGCATTTGGCAAGGAGCATCCATGAGGAAGACCTTGTAAAAGATGCAAAGCTTGTCCATAGAAAAGACCTTGAGTCTTCTATAACTGAAAAGTATAATGATGGTGACAACCATAGCATGCATGGAAATATTGATAAAAAGGGTATCAAGGAGGAAAAAGGTTCTGGCAGGTATGCAAAACATGGACTGGATGAAAGGAACAATGCCAAAGGAGATCGGAAGGACTTTCCAGAAGAtgcgagagagagaaagagggaTAGCGCTGATAGAAGAGACAAACGGAAAGATGGGAATGACGATAGATCAAGGCAAATTATGAAGAGCTCAGCTAGTCATAGCAGCAGAAGATCACGATCACCAAGTGGGAGAAGTCACACTAGGAAGGAGAGCTCTTCACATGTTCGACGTAGTGTTTCAAGTGATGAGCCTTCGGATCATGTTAAAAAGAG AAAGACTCATTCACGTAAAGATAGCATGTCTCCCTCACCTCCAAGATCTAGGAACAG ACGAGTTTCGCGGTCTCCACATAGCAAGCATTCTCATCGCAGGCATTCACCTTATTCATCTGCCGAGAG GAAGAAGCGATCCAGATCCAGAACTCCGGTTAAAAGGAGATAG
- the LOC100825260 gene encoding mediator of RNA polymerase II transcription subunit 7a, which yields MATSSAYPPPPPFYRLYKDFEKDPSSAPEPPPPIDGAYQLFGATYTTDVVLPSLEDQGVRQLYPKGPDIDFKKELRTLNRELQLHILELADILVERPSQYARRVEDISLIFKNLHHLLNSLRPHQARATLIHLLESQIQRRKQAIEDIKQRREEAQRLLGESLLIIDGSQQVMTPM from the exons AtggcgacatcgtcggcataccctccgcctcctccgttTTACCGTCTATACAAGGATTTCGAGAAGGACCCCTCGTCTGCGCCAGAACCTCCGCCGCCAATCGATGGAGCATACCAGCTCTTCGGTGCTACCTACACA ACGGATGTGGTGCTGCCGAGTCTGGAGGATCAAGGTGTTCGCCAGCTTTATCCAAAGGGCCCCGATATTG ACTTCAAGAAGGAGCTAAGGACCCTCAACAGAGAGCTTCAACTCCATATCTTGGAGCTAGCAGATATTTTAGTGGAGAGACCATCTCAGTATGCTCGCAGGGTTGAAGATATCTCACTCATTTTCAAGAACTTGCATCATCTTCTTAATTCCCTACGACCACACCAG GCAAGAGCGACATTGATTCACTTGCTTGAGAGCCAAATACAACGTCGTAAGCAAGCAATTGAGGATATAAAACA gaggagagaggaggcACAAAGGCTACTTGGGGAATCACTGCTTATTATAGATGGAAGCCAGCAGGTCATGACTCCAATGTGA